A single Candidatus Methylomirabilota bacterium DNA region contains:
- a CDS encoding septum formation initiator family protein, whose translation MSWRRPHPGWIVAGLLGLLLLAAVVGENGVLQLWRLRKEVEALHRDVQALEAENDRLSQAITELRDDPTVMERIAREELGLVRPGERVLRFPRSAGPAAPPAAPVPGPERAP comes from the coding sequence ATGAGCTGGCGCCGCCCGCATCCCGGCTGGATCGTGGCGGGCCTGCTCGGCCTGCTCCTCCTGGCGGCGGTGGTCGGGGAGAACGGTGTCCTCCAGCTCTGGCGCCTCCGCAAGGAGGTCGAGGCCCTGCACCGGGACGTCCAGGCCCTCGAAGCCGAGAATGACCGCCTGTCACAGGCCATCACCGAGCTCCGCGACGACCCGACGGTGATGGAGCGCATCGCGCGCGAAGAGCTGGGGCTGGTCCGGCCCGGCGAGCGCGTCCTCCGCTTCCCCCGGAGCGCCGGCCCGGCGGCACCGCCGGCCGCGCCCGTTCCCGGCCCCGAGCGGGCGCCCTAG